A segment of the Streptomyces sp. L2 genome:
CTCGGCAGGTCCCAGACCGGGACGGTGAGGCCGTGAGCACGGAAGGAGCCCACGAGCCTGGTGCCCTCGCCGAGGCTGGAGCGGCCCGCCGCGTGCAGCCGGGCGAGAGCGTCCAGAAGCTGCTCCTCCGGGTGCGGCATGACCCAGCGCAGGTGGTTCTTCTCCGGCGTCTCGCACCAGTAGGCGGCGTCCACGCCGGTGAGCTTCACCGTCGGGATCGCGGCGGCGTTGGCCCGCTCCAGGGATGCGGCCACCTCCGGGGCGGCGTTGTCCGCGTCCGGCACCCAGAACTCGAAGCCGCTGTGCACGACTGGCTCGAACGCGCCCTGCGGGTCGAGCAGGTCCTGGAGCCGCGGACCGTCGGCCGGGGCACGCCGGCCCTGCACGGGACTTCCGGGCTCCGCCTCCAGGGCGCGCCGAAGGGTGTCGGCGAGGTCGCGGCTGATGTCACCCGACGCCGTGTCGTTCTGCAGGCCGAGGAGCACCGAGCCGTCGTCGCGGCGCAGCGCGGGCCAGGCCATCGGCAGCACCGTGGCGAGCGTGACCGACGGGACGCCCCCGGGCAGGCCGTCCTTGAGCGGCAGCTCCACCGTGGCGGCCGGGACCAGCTCGCGCAGCGCCACCCAGTCGCATTCGCCGGGCAGCCCCTCGAACGGACGCTGCACCAGCTCGGTCACCGCGTGCGCCGCGGCCCGGCCGTGACACGCCTTGTACCGTCGGCCGCTGCCGCACGGGCAGGGCTCACGGGCACCGACGACCGGGATCTCTTCGTCGCTGAGCTGCGGGCGGTTGGCCTTCGTCTGGGGGCGCTTCTTGGCCATCGTGGGTGTCTCCCGGTTGCGGCTCGTCTCGTACGGCGCGAGCCTAGCCGTTCACGCCACGGCCGACGGGAACCTGTGGACAACGGCCCGCGTGGCCGGCCACTGAAGCCGCAGTCGATGGACCGACCCTGTGGACAACGCCTGCGGCCGAGAAACCTGTGGCCTGTGGACGACGCCCGCGGCCGGAGAGCTGTGGCCTGTGGACGCTGCCCGCAACCGGGCCGGTTCAGTCCAGGTTCTCGAACGCCTCTGCGAAGTCGAGCTCGGTCAGCGCCGGGATCGCGGAGGACATCGGGGCGACGGCCGGCCGGGCGCAGCCCAGTGCGGCGAAGTCGTCCCGGTGCCGTCCGGCGTCCGGACCGTGCACGTCCTCGTGGACCAGCACCCAGACCGTCACCTCGCCGTGGACGTCGTCCCGGACGCCCCAGTCGTCGGCGAGCGCGGTGATGATGTTGAGCCCGCGGCCGCCGTGCGCGGTGACCGACGGGGTCGCCGGGGTCGGCCTGGTCGGGCCGCCGCCGTCCGTCACCTCCACCACGAGCCGCCCGCGCGCGTCCACCTGCCAGGCGGCACGGACATCGCCGTCACCGGCCGGTGCGTCGCCCAGCGGGCGCCCGTGTTTGCACGCGTTGCTCAAAAGTTCGGAAAGGATCAGTACGGCATCGTCTATGACTGATTCCGAAACGCCGCCGCCGCGCAGCTGCGCGCGCATCCGGTGCCGCGCCTTCCCCACGCCCGCAGGGCCATGGGGTACGGCCATGCTCGACGACGTGGGCACCTCCTGTGCCACCACCAACGCCACCCCCGAGACCTCCTTTGCCCCACGCCACGGTGTGGATGCCCCATTGGCCTGTACCGGAAACCGGCCAATCCCTGTCCGACGACGCATTCACAACGATCACTTACGGACCGAATGCGCCGGAGCACTCCCCGTGACGGGCTCGTCTTCGTGTGGCTTGATTTCAGTGGTGTGGCCGAGAATGGAGCATCCAGCAGTGGCGCAGCGGGGTCAAGCCCCGTGCACAGCTCTTTACCGGCCTCTTTACCGCTCTCTTGCTGTGCGACCCTCTTGCTGTACGACCCTCTTGTGATCAGCGCGGCGACCTCACGCGCGGCCGAGCCGGCCCAGTACCGCGCGCGGGCGGTTGGTGATGATGGCGTCGACACCGAGCCGTACGCACAGGTCCACGTCCTCGGGCTCGTTCACGGTCCACACGTGCACCTGGTGGCCGGCCCGTTTCAGCCGCTCCACATAGGCCGGGTGACCGCGCACGATGCGCATCGAGGGGCCCGCGATCCGCACGCCCACGGGCAGCCGGCCGTCCCGCAGCCGGGGTGAGACGAACTGCATCAGGTAGACCGTCGGAAGCGTCGGCGCGGCGGCCCGCACCCGGTGCAGCGAGCGCGCCGAGAAGCTCATGATCCGCACCGGCGAAGCGTCGGCGGAGGCCGGGGCGTCGAGGCCGAACCGCTTCAGCAGCACCAGGAGCCGCTCCTCGACCTGGCCGGCCCACCGCGTGGGGTGCTTGGTCTCGATGGCCAGTTCGACCGGCCGTCCGGCGTCCGCGACCAGCTCCAGCAGCCTCTCCAGGGTGAGGACCGACGTCTCCTCGCGGTCCTCGGGCCGGTGCTCCCAGTCGGGCTCCTCGTCCCGCCCGCGCCAGGCGTCGCGGTTCTTCCAGGAGCCGAAGTCCAGGGTCGCGAGGTCGGACAGCTCCAGGGCGGAGACGGCACCGCGGCCGTTGGAGGTACGGTTCACCCGCCGGTCGTGCACACAGACCAGGTGGCCGTCGGCGGTGAGCCGTACGTCGCACTCCAGGGCGTCCGCGCCGTCCTCGATCGCCTTCCGGTACGCGGCCAGGGTGTGCTCGGGAGCGTCCTCGGAGGCTCCCCGGTGGGCGACGACCTGGATGCGGTGCTGTGGTGCGTGGGTCACCGCGTCATGGTGCCACCGTCGCCGGGTACGTGGGGCGGCACGGGTACGTCCGTGCGGCGAACGGAGGCGCGTGCGATGCGGCTTATGTAAGTTTTGTCAGAAGAGCCCTATATAAAGGGTGCCCCTGGACCCACAGCCACCGCTTATGGTGCTCTGACGGCCCGTGGGAAAAGCTGACTGCATACGACCGGGACCAGGCCCTGTACGACTGCGTCGCAGCGGGCCCGTGTCCCACGCGCGTGGGTGCCCCGAGGGGCGTCCGCGCGCGTGAGCGAGTATGAACGAACGAGCGTGACCGTGCGACCGACGAGCGGGAGCGCGCGACCGACGAACGTGTGCGTACGACCGACGAGCGTGACCGTAGGACCGAGGACAACAGCCGTGGATCGAGGAGAAGAGCTGTGAGCACCGAGAACGAGGGCAACCCGGTACCCCCGGCCCCGTCCGCGCCTCCCGCGCCGGTGGCATCTCCCGCTGCTTCCCCGCAGGGCTCCGCGCCCGACGGGAACGCGCCGACGGCTCCGCTCCCGCCGGTGCCGCAGTCCGCGCCCGGCGCGCCCGAGGCCACGGCCCACCAGGCGACGGCCCACGAGGGACCGGCCCACGAGGGACCGGCCCACCAGGGGCCGTACGACACCCAGGCGCAGCCCTCCGCGAACCAGCCGTCCGGCCCCGCGCACCCGGCTTCGGACGCATCGTGGCCGCCTCCGCCGCCCGCCACGCCCTCCTACGCCGACGGCGGCGCGGGCGCACCGGCCGGCCCGGGCGGACCTGGCGGCCCCGCTGGCTGGGGCGCCTCCTACCAGCAGCCCGCGCCGAAGCCCCGCAGCAAGCGTGGTGGACTGTTCGCCGCGGTCCTGGTGGCCGCGCTGGTCGCGGGCGGCCTGGGCGGCGGCATCGGCTACACGCTGGCCAAGGACAACGACAACCACGGCTCCACCACCGTCTCCGCCTCCGACGGCACCGCCTCCCAGGTCAAGCGCGCCCCCGGCACCATCGCCAACGTGGCGGCCAAGGCGCTGCCCAGCACGGTCACCATCGAGGCCGAGAGCAGCAGCGGCGAGGGCGGCACGGGCACCGGGTTCGTGTTCGACACTCAGGGCCACATCGTCACCAACAACCACGTGGTGGCCGACGCCGTGGACGGCGGCAAGCTGACGGCGACATTCCCCGACGGCAAGAAGTACGACGCCGAGATCGTCGGGCACGCGCAGGGGTACGACGTCGCGGTCATCAAGCTGAAGAACGCGCCCTCGGACCTCAAGCCCCTCGCCCTCGGCGACTCGGACAAGGTGGCCGTCGGCGACGAGACCATCGCCATCGGCGCCCCGTTCGGGCTGTCCAACACGGTCACCACGGGCATCATCAGCGCCAAGAACCGCCCGGTGGCCTCCAGTGACGGCAGCGCCAGCAGCAAGGCGTCGTACATGAGCGCCCTGCAGACCGACGCGTCGATCAACCCGGGCAACTCCGGTGGCCCCCTGCTGAACTCCTCGGGCGCGGTCATCGGCATCAACTCCGCGATCCAGTCCACCGGGAGCGGCGGTTTCGGCTCCGGGCAGTCCGGCTCCATCGGACTCGGCTTCGCCATCCCGATCAACCAGGCCAAGTACGTCGCCCAGCAGCTGATCAAGACCGGCAAGCCGGTGTACGCCAAGATCGGTGCCTCGGTGTCCCTGGAGGACACCACCAACGGCGCGAAGATCACCGACCAGGGCGCGGCCGGCTCCGCGGCGGTCGAGCAGGGCGGCCCGGCGGACAAGGCCGGCCTCAAGCCCGGTGACGTCATCACCAAGCTCGACGGCACGGTGATCGACAGCGGCCCGACCCTGATCGGCGAGATCTGGACCCACAAGCCGGGTGACAAGGTCCAGGTCACCTACAAGCGCTCCGGCCAGGAACACACGGTGACCCTCACCCTGGGCGCCCGCCAGGGCGACAACTGACGCCCCCTTCAGGACCACCGCCCAGGACACCTCGTCAGGCCGGTAACCTGTACCCGCGCCACACCCACCGTGCGGCGCGGGGAGGCGTGCCCGAGCGGCCGAAGGGAACGGTCTTGAAAACCGTCGTGGCAGCGATGTCACCGTGG
Coding sequences within it:
- a CDS encoding DUF5926 family protein, which encodes MAKKRPQTKANRPQLSDEEIPVVGAREPCPCGSGRRYKACHGRAAAHAVTELVQRPFEGLPGECDWVALRELVPAATVELPLKDGLPGGVPSVTLATVLPMAWPALRRDDGSVLLGLQNDTASGDISRDLADTLRRALEAEPGSPVQGRRAPADGPRLQDLLDPQGAFEPVVHSGFEFWVPDADNAAPEVAASLERANAAAIPTVKLTGVDAAYWCETPEKNHLRWVMPHPEEQLLDALARLHAAGRSSLGEGTRLVGSFRAHGLTVPVWDLPSGATAENIEKPAAEFAERLAAALASPEPLTPEQRRARGGLTNRQVTLS
- a CDS encoding ATP-binding protein: MRRRTGIGRFPVQANGASTPWRGAKEVSGVALVVAQEVPTSSSMAVPHGPAGVGKARHRMRAQLRGGGVSESVIDDAVLILSELLSNACKHGRPLGDAPAGDGDVRAAWQVDARGRLVVEVTDGGGPTRPTPATPSVTAHGGRGLNIITALADDWGVRDDVHGEVTVWVLVHEDVHGPDAGRHRDDFAALGCARPAVAPMSSAIPALTELDFAEAFENLD
- a CDS encoding glycerophosphodiester phosphodiesterase; its protein translation is MTHAPQHRIQVVAHRGASEDAPEHTLAAYRKAIEDGADALECDVRLTADGHLVCVHDRRVNRTSNGRGAVSALELSDLATLDFGSWKNRDAWRGRDEEPDWEHRPEDREETSVLTLERLLELVADAGRPVELAIETKHPTRWAGQVEERLLVLLKRFGLDAPASADASPVRIMSFSARSLHRVRAAAPTLPTVYLMQFVSPRLRDGRLPVGVRIAGPSMRIVRGHPAYVERLKRAGHQVHVWTVNEPEDVDLCVRLGVDAIITNRPRAVLGRLGRA
- a CDS encoding trypsin-like peptidase domain-containing protein, giving the protein MSTENEGNPVPPAPSAPPAPVASPAASPQGSAPDGNAPTAPLPPVPQSAPGAPEATAHQATAHEGPAHEGPAHQGPYDTQAQPSANQPSGPAHPASDASWPPPPPATPSYADGGAGAPAGPGGPGGPAGWGASYQQPAPKPRSKRGGLFAAVLVAALVAGGLGGGIGYTLAKDNDNHGSTTVSASDGTASQVKRAPGTIANVAAKALPSTVTIEAESSSGEGGTGTGFVFDTQGHIVTNNHVVADAVDGGKLTATFPDGKKYDAEIVGHAQGYDVAVIKLKNAPSDLKPLALGDSDKVAVGDETIAIGAPFGLSNTVTTGIISAKNRPVASSDGSASSKASYMSALQTDASINPGNSGGPLLNSSGAVIGINSAIQSTGSGGFGSGQSGSIGLGFAIPINQAKYVAQQLIKTGKPVYAKIGASVSLEDTTNGAKITDQGAAGSAAVEQGGPADKAGLKPGDVITKLDGTVIDSGPTLIGEIWTHKPGDKVQVTYKRSGQEHTVTLTLGARQGDN